A single window of Streptomyces xanthii DNA harbors:
- a CDS encoding RNA polymerase sigma factor SigF gives MGLTVPASTAPQAPQAPTAKTRGADTRALTQVLFAELKDLPPGSPEHTRVRSALVEANLPLVRYAAARFRSRNEPMEDVVQVGTIGLINAIDRFDPDRGVQFPTFAMPTVVGEIKRYFRDNVRTVHVPRRLHELWVQVTSATEDLTTAFGRSPTTGEIAERLRIGEDEVLACIEAGRSYHATSLEAAQEGDGMPGLLDRLGYEDPELDGVEHRDLVRHLLVQLPEREQRILLLRYYSNLTQSQISAELGVSQMHVSRLLARSFARLRSANRIDA, from the coding sequence GTGGGGTTGACCGTGCCGGCCAGTACTGCGCCTCAGGCGCCGCAAGCACCGACCGCGAAGACCCGCGGGGCCGACACCCGAGCGCTCACCCAGGTGCTGTTCGCCGAACTCAAGGACCTGCCGCCGGGCAGCCCCGAGCACACCCGCGTGCGCTCGGCGCTCGTCGAGGCGAACCTGCCGCTCGTGCGGTACGCGGCGGCCCGCTTCCGCAGCCGCAACGAGCCGATGGAGGACGTCGTCCAGGTCGGCACGATCGGGCTCATCAACGCAATCGACCGGTTCGACCCGGACCGGGGCGTCCAGTTCCCCACCTTCGCGATGCCGACCGTCGTCGGCGAGATCAAGCGCTACTTCCGCGACAACGTGCGGACCGTGCACGTGCCCCGGCGCCTGCACGAACTGTGGGTGCAGGTCACCAGCGCCACCGAGGACCTCACCACCGCCTTCGGGCGCTCGCCCACGACCGGCGAGATCGCCGAGCGGCTGCGCATCGGCGAGGACGAGGTGCTCGCCTGCATCGAGGCCGGACGCTCGTACCACGCGACCTCGCTGGAGGCCGCGCAGGAGGGCGACGGGATGCCCGGGCTGCTCGACCGGCTCGGCTACGAGGACCCCGAACTCGACGGCGTGGAACACCGCGACCTCGTCCGGCACCTCCTCGTCCAGCTCCCCGAGCGCGAGCAGCGGATCCTTCTCCTGCGCTACTACTCGAACTTGACGCAGTCTCAGATCAGCGCCGAACTCGGTGTCTCGCAGATGCATGTGTCAAGGCTCCTCGCGCGTAGTTTTGCGCGACTTCGATCCGCAAACAGGATCGACGCATAG
- a CDS encoding MFS transporter → MTATTAENHNSPEQPEQTAPPAGGGHPQRWLILGVICLAQLTVLLDNTVLNVAIPSLTRELDASTADIQWVISAYSLVQSGLLLTAGSSADRYGRKKMLAAGLVLFGVGSLVAGLAGSTAQLIAARAGMGVGGALLMTTTLAVVVQIFDDAERVKAIGLWATVNSLGFAVGPLLGGVMLDHFWWGAIFLINIPVAVVGLIAVLALVPESKNPRGDRPDLLGALLSTVGMTGIVYAIISGPDKGWTSGPTLTSAAIGLVVMAAFVLWELRIPYPMLDMHFFRNQKFTGAVAGAILVAFGMGGSLFLLTQHLQFVLGYGPLEAGLRTAPLALTVVALNLTGLGAKLLPKLGTPLTIAAGMTCLAAGLAAIALLGGDAYGGMLAGLIIMGAGIALAMPAMANAIMSAIPPEKAGVGAGVNGTLAEFGNGLGVAVLGAVLNARFAALVPVAAASLPAALAAADSAPEKARIADAFSSGLETSQLVGAVAVLVGGLLAAALLRRAERAESAVPASA, encoded by the coding sequence ATGACGGCGACCACCGCCGAGAACCACAACAGCCCGGAGCAGCCGGAGCAGACGGCGCCCCCGGCCGGCGGCGGCCACCCCCAGCGCTGGCTGATCCTCGGGGTCATCTGCCTCGCCCAGCTGACCGTGCTGCTCGACAACACCGTGCTGAACGTCGCGATCCCCTCCCTCACCCGGGAGCTGGACGCGTCGACGGCCGACATCCAGTGGGTGATCAGCGCCTACTCGCTCGTCCAGTCGGGTCTGCTGCTCACCGCGGGCTCCAGCGCCGACCGCTACGGCCGCAAGAAGATGCTCGCGGCGGGACTCGTCCTGTTCGGCGTCGGCTCGCTGGTCGCGGGCCTCGCCGGCTCCACCGCCCAGCTGATCGCGGCGCGGGCCGGCATGGGCGTCGGCGGCGCGCTGCTGATGACCACCACCCTGGCCGTCGTCGTGCAGATCTTCGACGACGCCGAGCGGGTCAAGGCGATCGGCCTGTGGGCGACCGTGAACTCGCTGGGCTTCGCCGTCGGCCCGCTGCTCGGCGGCGTGATGCTCGACCACTTCTGGTGGGGCGCGATCTTCCTGATCAACATCCCCGTCGCGGTCGTCGGCCTCATCGCCGTGCTCGCGCTCGTCCCCGAGTCCAAGAACCCGCGCGGCGACCGCCCCGACCTGCTCGGCGCGCTCCTGTCCACCGTCGGCATGACCGGGATCGTCTACGCGATCATCTCGGGCCCCGACAAGGGCTGGACCTCGGGGCCGACGCTCACCTCGGCCGCGATCGGGCTCGTCGTCATGGCCGCGTTCGTGCTGTGGGAGCTGCGCATCCCGTACCCGATGCTGGACATGCACTTCTTCCGGAACCAGAAGTTCACGGGGGCGGTGGCCGGCGCGATCCTCGTCGCGTTCGGCATGGGCGGCTCGCTCTTCCTGCTCACCCAGCACCTGCAGTTCGTGCTCGGGTACGGGCCCCTGGAGGCGGGGCTGCGCACCGCCCCGCTCGCCCTCACCGTCGTGGCGCTCAACCTCACGGGTCTGGGCGCCAAGCTGTTGCCCAAGCTGGGCACGCCGCTGACCATCGCGGCCGGTATGACCTGCCTGGCGGCGGGCCTCGCGGCGATCGCGCTGCTCGGCGGGGACGCGTACGGCGGCATGCTGGCGGGGCTGATCATCATGGGCGCGGGCATCGCGCTCGCCATGCCGGCGATGGCCAACGCGATCATGAGCGCGATCCCGCCGGAGAAGGCGGGCGTCGGCGCCGGGGTCAACGGCACGCTGGCCGAGTTCGGCAACGGCCTGGGGGTGGCGGTCCTCGGCGCGGTCCTCAACGCCCGGTTCGCCGCGCTCGTGCCCGTCGCGGCGGCCTCGCTCCCGGCGGCGCTCGCGGCCGCGGACTCGGCGCCGGAGAAGGCCCGGATCGCGGACGCGTTCTCCTCCGGCCTCGAGACCAGTCAGCTGGTCGGGGCCGTGGCCGTGCTCGTCGGCGGGCTGCTCGCCGCGGCCTTGCTGCGGCGGGCGGAGCGGGCAGAATCAGCGGTGCCGGCTTCCGCATAG
- a CDS encoding MFS transporter has protein sequence MATSTPAGVRGSHAKHGGAAPDPGAPMTHRQIMEALSGLLLGMFAAIISSTIVSNALPEIIGDLGGGQSAYTWVVTASLLAMTATTPLWGKMADLVSKKALVQIALVVYVVGSVIAGLAQNPGMLISARAIQGIGAGGLSALAQIIMAAMISPRERGRYSGYLGATFAVATVGGPLLGGVITDTSWLGWRWCLYVGVPFALIALFVLQKTLHLPVVKRKVKVDWAGAFFVTAAVCLLLVWVTFADDKYDWLSWQTYSMVGGALVLALVFLFVESKASEPIIPLRLFKNRTITLASLASLLVGVAMFAGTVFFSQYFQLARDKSPTMSGVMTIPMIAGLFVSSTVSGQVITKTGKWKAWLVSGGVLLTAGLGLLGTMRYDTPYWHLAIFMALMGLGVGMMMQNLVLCTQNQVAPQDLGSASSVVTFFRSLGGAIGVSALGSVMTTRISHYAKDTIGQLDPQAQAAAGKAAGSGQIPDMDLLPAPVRNWLESAYGHGIADIFLYVAPIALLAFIVTLFIKEVPLRTSGALEQAAQGESAPAPAAAASAPVAPAAEEKVPSLVAASSAPVADTQTQQLAAVASVAGDAPAQAAGATGGGTPVRGFVRGAESAPVARAAVTLISLGGRQLGRAVAQGDGAYAVDAPGAGSYVLIASADGYQPQASTVVIGEEPVTYDILLSGTSGLSGVVKAAETKAPVTGAMVIVTDVRGDVLATGLSGQEGEFTFAELVPGTVTVAVNAAGHRPMALPVEVGGTGVTRVEIELNSGSQVQGTVRAAGRTLNDARVTLIDAAGNVVATSTTGEDGAYAFTDLDGGDYTVIATGYPPVATHLSVQGSGVDGHDIELAHPGE, from the coding sequence ATGGCAACATCCACACCGGCCGGTGTGCGGGGCAGCCATGCCAAGCACGGAGGCGCCGCCCCCGACCCCGGCGCTCCGATGACGCACCGTCAGATCATGGAGGCGCTGTCCGGGCTGCTGCTCGGCATGTTCGCCGCCATCATCTCCTCGACGATCGTCTCCAACGCGCTGCCGGAGATCATCGGCGACCTGGGCGGCGGCCAGTCCGCCTACACCTGGGTCGTCACCGCCTCGCTGCTCGCGATGACCGCCACCACGCCCCTGTGGGGCAAGATGGCCGACCTCGTCAGCAAGAAGGCCCTCGTCCAGATAGCCCTCGTCGTCTACGTCGTGGGCTCCGTCATCGCCGGTCTCGCGCAGAACCCGGGGATGCTGATCAGCGCCCGCGCCATCCAGGGCATCGGCGCCGGCGGTCTGTCCGCCCTGGCGCAGATCATCATGGCCGCGATGATCTCCCCGCGTGAGCGTGGCCGTTACTCCGGCTACCTGGGCGCCACCTTCGCCGTCGCGACCGTCGGCGGTCCGCTGCTCGGCGGCGTCATCACCGACACCTCGTGGCTCGGCTGGCGCTGGTGCCTGTACGTCGGTGTGCCCTTCGCGCTGATCGCGCTGTTCGTGCTGCAGAAGACGCTGCACCTCCCGGTGGTCAAGCGGAAGGTCAAGGTCGACTGGGCCGGCGCCTTCTTCGTCACCGCGGCCGTCTGCCTGCTGCTCGTCTGGGTCACCTTCGCCGACGACAAGTACGACTGGCTGTCGTGGCAGACCTACTCGATGGTCGGCGGCGCGCTCGTCCTGGCGCTGGTCTTCCTGTTCGTCGAGTCCAAGGCCAGCGAGCCGATCATCCCGCTGCGCCTGTTCAAGAACCGCACGATCACGCTGGCCTCGCTGGCCTCGCTGCTCGTGGGTGTCGCGATGTTCGCCGGCACCGTGTTCTTCTCGCAGTACTTCCAGCTCGCCCGGGACAAGTCGCCGACGATGTCCGGCGTCATGACGATCCCGATGATCGCGGGTCTGTTCGTCTCCTCCACCGTGTCCGGCCAGGTCATCACCAAGACCGGCAAGTGGAAGGCGTGGCTGGTCTCCGGCGGCGTCCTGCTGACCGCGGGTCTCGGCCTGCTCGGCACGATGCGCTACGACACCCCGTACTGGCACCTCGCCATCTTCATGGCGCTGATGGGCCTCGGCGTCGGCATGATGATGCAGAACCTCGTGCTCTGCACCCAGAACCAGGTCGCCCCCCAGGACCTCGGTTCCGCCTCCTCCGTCGTGACCTTCTTCCGGTCCCTCGGTGGCGCGATCGGCGTCTCCGCGCTCGGCTCCGTGATGACCACGCGTATCTCGCACTACGCGAAGGACACCATCGGCCAGCTCGACCCGCAGGCGCAGGCCGCGGCCGGCAAGGCCGCCGGTTCCGGTCAGATCCCGGACATGGACCTGCTGCCCGCCCCGGTCCGCAACTGGCTGGAGAGCGCGTACGGGCACGGCATCGCCGACATCTTCCTGTACGTCGCCCCGATCGCCCTGCTGGCGTTCATCGTGACGCTCTTCATCAAGGAGGTTCCGCTGCGTACGTCCGGTGCCCTCGAGCAGGCCGCCCAGGGCGAGTCCGCCCCGGCCCCCGCCGCCGCGGCTTCCGCCCCGGTCGCCCCGGCCGCCGAGGAGAAGGTGCCCAGCCTGGTCGCCGCCTCCTCCGCTCCCGTCGCCGACACGCAGACGCAGCAGCTCGCCGCGGTGGCCTCGGTCGCCGGTGACGCTCCGGCGCAGGCCGCCGGTGCGACGGGCGGCGGCACCCCGGTCCGCGGTTTCGTCCGCGGCGCCGAGTCCGCCCCGGTCGCCCGCGCCGCGGTCACGCTGATCTCCCTCGGCGGACGGCAGCTGGGCCGCGCGGTCGCCCAGGGCGACGGTGCCTACGCGGTCGACGCCCCCGGCGCCGGTTCGTACGTGCTGATCGCCTCGGCCGACGGCTACCAGCCGCAGGCCTCCACGGTGGTCATCGGCGAGGAGCCCGTCACGTACGACATCCTCCTCAGCGGCACCAGCGGTCTCAGTGGTGTCGTGAAGGCGGCCGAGACCAAGGCCCCGGTCACCGGCGCCATGGTCATCGTCACGGACGTGCGCGGTGACGTGCTCGCCACCGGACTGTCCGGCCAGGAGGGCGAGTTCACCTTCGCCGAGCTGGTGCCCGGCACGGTGACCGTCGCGGTGAACGCCGCGGGCCACCGTCCGATGGCGCTGCCCGTCGAGGTCGGCGGCACGGGCGTCACCCGGGTCGAGATCGAGCTGAACTCCGGCTCGCAGGTGCAGGGCACCGTGCGCGCCGCGGGCCGGACGCTGAACGACGCCCGGGTCACGCTGATCGACGCCGCGGGCAACGTGGTCGCGACCTCGACCACCGGTGAGGACGGCGCGTACGCCTTCACCGACCTGGACGGCGGCGACTACACGGTCATCGCGACCGGGTACCCGCCGGTGGCCACGCACCTCTCGGTGCAGGGCAGTGGCGTCGACGGCCACGACATCGAACTCGCCCACCCGGGCGAGTAG
- a CDS encoding endonuclease/exonuclease/phosphatase family protein, whose translation MPNRARALPQMALSAALLSLIATAAPAAADTPGTPSVPLRIATYNIHAGAGEDNVFDLDRQAAALRALDADVIGLQEVDVHWGARSQGLDVARELADRLGMRVAFAPIYSLDPAAGGQPRREFGVAVLSRYRIRSAVNHDITRLSTQVPNPVPAPAPGFGEVTLKVRGVPLQVFVTHLDYRGDPSVRTAQVADTRRIMSAERAALPGARQVLLGDFNAAPAAPELAPLWRELRDAGPATGGTYPADAPVNRIDYVAVGEGVGVRDVTIPAEAAASDHRPVVADVRLDR comes from the coding sequence ATGCCGAATCGCGCTCGCGCGCTCCCCCAAATGGCCCTGTCCGCCGCTCTGTTGAGCCTGATCGCGACCGCCGCCCCGGCCGCCGCCGACACGCCCGGAACGCCTTCGGTCCCCCTGCGCATCGCGACGTACAACATCCACGCCGGGGCCGGGGAGGACAACGTCTTCGACCTCGACCGGCAGGCCGCCGCGCTGCGCGCCCTCGACGCCGACGTGATCGGACTGCAGGAGGTCGACGTCCACTGGGGCGCCCGCAGCCAGGGCCTCGACGTGGCCCGGGAGTTGGCCGACCGGCTCGGGATGCGGGTCGCGTTCGCCCCGATCTACAGCCTGGACCCGGCGGCCGGCGGGCAGCCGCGCCGCGAGTTCGGGGTCGCCGTCCTGTCCCGGTACCGGATCCGCTCCGCCGTCAACCACGACATCACCCGGCTCTCCACCCAGGTCCCGAACCCGGTGCCGGCCCCGGCCCCCGGCTTCGGCGAGGTCACCCTCAAGGTGCGGGGCGTCCCGCTCCAGGTGTTCGTCACCCATCTCGACTACCGGGGCGACCCGTCCGTGCGGACCGCGCAGGTCGCCGACACCCGCCGGATCATGAGCGCCGAGCGCGCGGCCCTGCCCGGCGCCCGCCAGGTCCTGCTCGGCGACTTCAACGCGGCGCCGGCCGCGCCCGAACTGGCCCCGCTGTGGCGGGAGCTGCGCGACGCGGGGCCCGCGACCGGCGGTACGTATCCGGCCGACGCCCCCGTCAACCGGATCGACTACGTCGCGGTCGGCGAGGGCGTCGGCGTGCGGGACGTGACGATCCCGGCGGAGGCGGCCGCCTCCGATCACCGGCCGGTCGTCGCCGACGTGCGGCTCGACCGGTAG
- a CDS encoding RNA polymerase sigma factor SigF, whose amino-acid sequence MSADQGSSKVLTLTPDASVASGDLSESATAALIDTPPAPAPAAVPAQAPESPEASGPLDTRTLSRSLFLRLATLDEHSPERGYVRDTLIELNLPLVRYAAARFRSRNEPMEDIVQVGTIGLIKAIDRFDCERGVEFPTFAMPTVVGEIKRFFRDTSWSVRVPRRLQELRLALTKASDELSQKLDRSPTVPELAAVLGVSEEDVVDGLAVGNAYTASSLDSPAPEDDGGEGSLADRLGYEDTALEGVEYRESLKPLLAKLPPRERRIIMLRFFGNMTQSQIGEEVGISQMHVSRLLTRTLAQLREGLIAD is encoded by the coding sequence ATGTCCGCAGACCAGGGCAGCTCGAAGGTGCTCACGCTCACGCCCGACGCGTCCGTCGCGTCCGGTGACCTGAGCGAGTCCGCGACCGCCGCGCTGATCGACACTCCGCCCGCTCCTGCCCCGGCCGCCGTGCCGGCCCAGGCTCCGGAGAGCCCTGAGGCGTCGGGGCCCCTCGACACCCGCACCCTGTCCCGCTCCCTGTTCCTGCGCCTGGCCACCCTCGACGAGCACAGCCCCGAGCGGGGTTACGTGCGCGACACCCTCATCGAGCTGAACCTGCCGCTGGTGCGCTACGCGGCGGCCCGCTTCCGCAGCCGCAACGAGCCGATGGAGGACATCGTCCAGGTCGGCACGATCGGCCTGATCAAGGCGATCGACCGCTTCGACTGCGAGCGGGGCGTGGAGTTCCCGACCTTCGCGATGCCGACCGTGGTCGGCGAGATCAAGCGCTTCTTCCGGGACACCTCCTGGTCGGTGCGGGTGCCGCGCCGGCTCCAGGAGCTGCGGCTCGCGCTGACGAAGGCGAGCGACGAGCTCTCCCAGAAGCTGGACCGCTCGCCGACCGTCCCGGAGCTCGCCGCCGTGCTCGGCGTCTCCGAGGAGGACGTCGTCGACGGCTTGGCGGTGGGGAACGCGTACACGGCGTCCTCCCTCGACTCGCCGGCCCCCGAGGACGACGGCGGCGAGGGCTCCCTCGCCGACCGCCTCGGGTACGAGGACACGGCCCTGGAGGGCGTCGAGTACCGGGAGTCGCTCAAGCCGCTGCTGGCCAAGCTGCCGCCGCGCGAGCGCCGCATCATCATGCTCCGCTTCTTCGGGAACATGACGCAGTCCCAGATCGGCGAGGAGGTCGGCATCTCGCAGATGCACGTCTCCCGGCTGCTCACCCGCACGCTCGCCCAGCTCAGGGAAGGCCTGATCGCCGACTGA
- a CDS encoding TetR/AcrR family transcriptional regulator has translation MAKAARMSVWLEETESAKAPRGRRTEQPSGLDRDRITGTTVRLLDAEGLAKFSMRRLAGELGVTAMSVYWYVDTKDDLLELALDRVFGELTIDEDGPSEGDDWREWLRDLATAYRSLIVRHPWISPLAGNYLNIGPNALRFSFAVQRIVARTGLSLPRQRGAIASVFQFVYGYGTIEGHFRQRCVEVGMTRDEYYTKAMSGFSAPPEMADAVRHAEQLMAEGPDSGSVDQILDGDFEVALELQIAGIEALVARERAA, from the coding sequence ATGGCGAAGGCAGCGCGGATGAGCGTCTGGCTGGAGGAGACGGAATCGGCCAAGGCGCCGCGCGGCCGGCGCACCGAGCAGCCGAGCGGCCTGGACCGGGACCGGATCACCGGGACCACGGTGCGGCTGCTCGACGCCGAGGGGCTCGCCAAGTTCTCGATGCGGCGCCTCGCGGGCGAGCTCGGGGTCACCGCGATGTCCGTGTACTGGTACGTCGACACCAAGGACGACCTGCTGGAACTCGCCCTGGACCGGGTCTTCGGCGAGCTGACCATCGACGAGGACGGTCCGTCGGAGGGCGACGACTGGCGGGAGTGGCTGCGGGACCTGGCCACCGCCTACCGGTCGCTGATCGTGCGGCATCCGTGGATCTCGCCGCTGGCCGGCAACTACCTCAACATCGGCCCGAACGCCCTGAGGTTCTCGTTCGCGGTGCAGCGCATCGTCGCGCGCACGGGCCTGTCCCTGCCCCGGCAGCGCGGCGCGATCGCGTCCGTCTTCCAGTTCGTCTACGGGTACGGGACGATCGAGGGCCACTTCCGGCAGCGCTGCGTGGAGGTGGGCATGACGCGGGACGAGTACTACACGAAGGCGATGTCCGGGTTCAGCGCGCCGCCGGAGATGGCGGACGCGGTGCGGCACGCCGAGCAGTTGATGGCGGAAGGCCCCGACAGCGGCTCCGTCGACCAGATCCTCGACGGCGACTTCGAGGTCGCCCTCGAGCTCCAGATCGCCGGCATCGAGGCCCTGGTCGCCCGGGAACGCGCGGCCTAG
- a CDS encoding MarR family winged helix-turn-helix transcriptional regulator: MAAQRRYDELTRQFSAFGAVKRDMARILPHDCPAGTAAVLTLLSRYGAMRMSRMAELLAVDVSVASRHVAHAADRGWIERNADPADKRSRILSLTDMGSKQLEVLNERTTQLLADRLSDWSDDEVDQLITLMTRLRDSFGDCRTTGSARAHVPAADAVPAQSPTRTPA; encoded by the coding sequence GTGGCCGCACAGCGTCGTTACGACGAGCTCACGCGACAGTTCAGCGCCTTCGGCGCCGTCAAGCGGGACATGGCGCGCATCCTGCCGCACGACTGCCCGGCCGGCACCGCCGCCGTGCTCACCCTGCTCTCGCGCTACGGCGCCATGCGGATGAGCCGCATGGCCGAGCTGCTCGCCGTCGACGTGTCGGTCGCCAGCCGGCACGTCGCGCACGCCGCCGACCGCGGCTGGATCGAGCGGAACGCCGACCCGGCCGACAAGCGCTCGCGCATCCTCAGCCTCACCGACATGGGCTCGAAGCAGCTGGAAGTGCTCAACGAGCGCACCACGCAGCTGCTCGCCGACCGGCTGAGCGACTGGTCCGACGACGAGGTCGACCAGTTGATCACCCTCATGACCCGGCTGCGCGACAGCTTCGGCGACTGCCGGACCACGGGCTCCGCACGAGCCCACGTCCCGGCCGCCGACGCCGTCCCGGCGCAGTCCCCCACCCGTACACCCGCATAG
- a CDS encoding PPOX class F420-dependent oxidoreductase: MASNIASNDRVSRDELLDFVRPRHRALLITARADGTPQASPLTCGVDDSGRIVVSTYPERAKTRNAKRNPRVSVVVLSDDWNGPWVQIDGTAEVIDAPESVEPLVEYFRNISGEHPDWDEYRAAMVKQGKSLIRVTPERWGPVATGGFPARLAQQD, from the coding sequence ATGGCTTCGAACATCGCGTCCAATGACCGGGTCAGCCGCGACGAGCTGCTCGACTTCGTGCGGCCCCGGCACCGGGCCCTGCTCATCACCGCCCGCGCCGACGGCACCCCGCAGGCCTCCCCGCTGACCTGTGGGGTCGACGACTCGGGGCGGATCGTCGTGTCCACCTATCCCGAGCGGGCCAAGACCCGTAACGCGAAGCGGAATCCGCGGGTCAGCGTCGTCGTGCTGAGCGACGACTGGAACGGGCCCTGGGTGCAGATCGACGGCACGGCGGAGGTGATCGACGCACCCGAGTCCGTCGAGCCGCTCGTGGAGTACTTCCGGAACATCTCGGGCGAGCACCCGGACTGGGACGAGTACCGGGCCGCGATGGTGAAGCAGGGGAAGTCCCTCATCCGGGTCACGCCGGAGCGCTGGGGCCCGGTGGCCACCGGAGGCTTCCCGGCCCGGCTGGCACAGCAGGACTAG
- a CDS encoding YceI family protein produces MGLSARIRTRDGWALPHAVVTVTDMTGAQVLRAEADDEGAVHDASPLTPGPYTVIVTAVGYAPAASTALVTATGRAEVGTVVLARQGGAELPPPGPWTVDPAHSTVAATAQHLGITSVHGRFTDFGARVEIAQDVEKSRVEAVIKAASIDTGNGMRDGHLKSPDFLDVEAYPEITYRSTGLEPAGTDRWTVHGELTMRGVSRPVDLELSYLGTGADPWGGTRAAFKATAELKREDFAMNYNQVVQAGIAAIGATLKVELDIQAVQGDTLPAA; encoded by the coding sequence ATGGGACTCAGTGCGCGGATCCGTACGCGGGACGGGTGGGCTCTGCCGCACGCCGTCGTCACCGTGACCGACATGACCGGTGCGCAGGTGCTGCGGGCCGAGGCCGACGACGAGGGCGCCGTGCACGACGCGAGCCCGCTGACGCCCGGCCCGTACACCGTGATCGTCACCGCCGTGGGGTACGCGCCGGCCGCCTCCACCGCGCTGGTGACGGCCACGGGGCGGGCCGAGGTCGGCACCGTCGTCCTCGCCCGGCAGGGCGGCGCCGAGCTGCCGCCGCCCGGCCCGTGGACCGTCGACCCCGCGCACTCCACGGTCGCGGCGACCGCGCAGCACCTCGGGATCACGTCCGTGCACGGGCGGTTCACGGACTTCGGCGCGCGCGTCGAGATCGCGCAGGACGTCGAGAAGTCGCGGGTCGAGGCCGTCATCAAGGCCGCGTCCATCGACACCGGCAACGGCATGCGGGACGGTCACCTCAAGTCGCCGGACTTCCTGGACGTCGAGGCGTACCCGGAGATCACGTACCGGTCGACGGGGCTGGAGCCCGCCGGGACCGATCGCTGGACCGTGCACGGGGAGCTGACCATGCGCGGAGTCTCGCGGCCGGTCGACCTGGAGCTGAGCTATCTCGGTACCGGGGCCGATCCGTGGGGTGGCACCCGGGCCGCGTTCAAGGCGACCGCCGAGCTCAAGCGGGAGGACTTCGCCATGAACTACAACCAGGTCGTGCAGGCGGGCATCGCGGCCATCGGTGCGACCCTGAAGGTCGAACTCGACATCCAGGCCGTCCAGGGCGACACCCTCCCCGCCGCCTGA